The DNA segment cacccccctcctctccccaccttcacctcccccttccctccccaccttcaccccccctcctctccccaccttcacccccctcctctccccaccttcacccccctcctctccccaccttcaccccctcctctcccccattcctcccttccccctctctcgctctacccccctcccgttctctctctaccccctccctttctctctctacccccctccctttctctctctaccccctccctttctctctctacccccctcccgttctctctctacccccctccctttctctctctaccccctccctttctctctctaccccccctccctttctctctctaccccctccctttctctctctatcccctcccgttctctctctaccccctcctctccccaccttcaccccccctctccccaccttcaccccccctctccccaccttcaccccctcctctccccaccttcacccccctcctctccccccattcctcccttccccttctctcgcctccttcccctttctctctctcccctcccgttctctctctaccccctccctttctctctctaccccctccctttctctctctaccccctccctttctctctctaccccccctccctttctctctctaccccctccctctctctaccccctccctctctctctacccccctcccgttctctctaccccctccctttctctctctaccccctccctttctctctctaccccctccctttctctctctacccccctcccgttctctctctaccccctccctttctctctctaccccctccctttctctctctaccccctcccgttctctctctacccccctccctttctctccccctctctcctccttccctgcaGGTCATGGACTTCCCGGGCCACTTCGACCAGGTAATGCAAACAGCTTTATGATTTCTGTCAGTAAATGGGGGGAAAAAACGCTCTACAAATAAAGTGTATTGTTCATAACAATATAATATAAGAATATATACCATTTATCAGACGCTTTTATCTGAAGCGAATTACTGTCATGAATTCATGCATTTTACATGTGCGCGTGACCGcagcgggaatcgaacccacgacccgTGCTCTAGCTAGCGACTGAGCCACACAtgattcatattattattattattattattattattattattattattattacaggtCTTCCAGCAGCTGAACTACCAGCGGGTTCACAGCCAGCTGTGTGACTGTGTCATTGTGGTGGGCAGCCGCCATTTTAAGGCCCACCGCTCGGTGCTGGCGGCTTGCAGCACTCACTTCAGAGCCCTGTTTACGGTCGCCCAGGGAGACGCCAGCATGAACATGATACAACTGGACAGCGAGGTGAGGATGACGACGATGAAGGTGGTGATGATTAAGATGAGGATGAGTTTATAACAggggtgatgaggatgatgagttaACAGGGGTGATGAGGATGTTTATAACAGGGTTAATAGTTATGACAAGTCTATAACATGGGTAATGAGGATGATGAGTTTGTAACGGGTGATGATTATAATGAGTTTATAACAGGGGTGATGAGGAGGATGAGTCTATAACAGGGGTGATGAGGAGGATGAGTTTATAACGGGGTGATGAGGAGGATGAGTCTACAACAGGGGTGATGAGGATGAGTTAACAGGGGTGATGAGGAGGATGAGTTTATAACAGGGGTGATGAGGAGGATGAGTTTATAACAGGGTTAATAGTTATGACAAGTCTATAACATGGGTAATGAGGATGATGAGTTTGTAACGGGGTGATGATGATGACTTTATAACAGGGGTAATGAGGATGATGAGGTTAACAggggtgatgatgatgtgtgtgttaCTGCAGGTGGTGACAGCGGAGGCGTTTGCTGCCCTGGTGGACATGATGTACACCTCCACCCTGATGCTAGGAGAGAGCAACGT comes from the Salmo salar unplaced genomic scaffold, Ssal_v3.1, whole genome shotgun sequence genome and includes:
- the LOC123738261 gene encoding zinc finger and BTB domain-containing protein 5-like; translated protein: MDFPGHFDQVFQQLNYQRVHSQLCDCVIVVGSRHFKAHRSVLAACSTHFRALFTVAQGDASMNMIQLDSEVVTAEAFAALVDMMYTSTLMLGESNVMDVLLAASHLHLNAVVKACKHYLTTAPCPCPRRQTTGPHNTASTNTPTQNSRDTGSSRQPPS